In a single window of the Pseudomonas oryzihabitans genome:
- the metF gene encoding methylenetetrahydrofolate reductase [NAD(P)H] translates to MKPSLSFEFFPCKTEAGHEKLIATARQLAGYGPEFFSCTYGAGGSTRDGTYRTVRQLNDEVGVPTAPHLSCVGDSKAKLRELLQQYREAGINRIVALRGDLPSGMGLSGGGELRYASDLVAFIREETGDHFHIEVAAYPETHPQARSFTDDVRNFVYKMEAGADRAVTQYFFNADCYFHFVERVRKLGVESPVIPGIMPITNYSKLARFSDACGAELPRWLRKQLEAYGDDTQSIQAFGEEVMTALCERLLEGGAPGVHFYTLNQAEPCIAIWRNLGF, encoded by the coding sequence GTGAAACCCAGTCTGAGTTTCGAATTCTTTCCCTGCAAGACCGAAGCGGGCCATGAGAAGCTGATCGCCACGGCGCGACAGCTGGCAGGCTACGGGCCGGAGTTCTTCTCCTGCACCTATGGCGCCGGCGGGTCCACCCGTGACGGCACCTATCGCACCGTGCGCCAGCTCAACGACGAGGTCGGCGTGCCGACCGCGCCGCACCTGTCTTGCGTCGGCGACAGCAAGGCCAAGCTGCGCGAACTGCTGCAGCAATACCGTGAAGCCGGCATCAACCGTATCGTCGCCCTGCGTGGTGACCTGCCCTCCGGCATGGGCCTGTCCGGGGGTGGCGAGCTGCGCTATGCCAGTGACCTGGTCGCCTTCATCCGTGAGGAAACCGGCGATCACTTCCATATCGAAGTCGCCGCCTATCCGGAAACCCATCCGCAGGCACGCAGCTTTACGGACGACGTGCGCAATTTCGTGTACAAGATGGAGGCTGGTGCTGACCGTGCGGTCACCCAGTACTTCTTCAACGCCGACTGCTACTTCCATTTTGTGGAACGTGTCCGCAAACTGGGAGTCGAATCCCCAGTGATCCCTGGCATCATGCCGATCACCAACTACAGCAAGTTGGCACGCTTCTCCGATGCCTGTGGCGCTGAACTGCCTCGCTGGCTGCGGAAGCAACTGGAAGCCTACGGTGACGACACCCAGAGCATCCAGGCCTTTGGCGAAGAAGTCATGACCGCCCTCTGCGAGCGACTGCTCGAAGGCGGGGCACCCGGTGTGCACTTCTATACCCTGAACCAAGCGGAGCCTTGCATCGCCATCTGGCGAAATCTCGGCTTTTGA